From the genome of Amycolatopsis sp. NBC_01488, one region includes:
- a CDS encoding helix-turn-helix transcriptional regulator encodes MNTLLTQVPPLRTVHPAARQLLDQVAAEPAEPLRLAVVAPGGYGKSVLLAALDRCYRAAGVDALLVDDADRLAPDQLEELLTGADGPIVVAHRPAAVASGWTLLQLGPLGVEDVARLISAVTGSPADPAAAAELHARSGGVPRLAERELLGRLEDFRPELDELDDDVLRYLIAAEAGAGRNLDLLCALLDRGPDQLPAIVDAARTTGLLGPDDALLPLAAAAVRDFGPPARRLTTVQRLVELQLANGLPVLDLARSLLGTGSAGTSAAAAFAAAAAEALPSDARLATRLFEAAAEAGDRSSAVTAGWARAAALSGDLDTALRLGDGMLGAADPETGAAGAAIAATVLAHRGELARSAELYHWAARTADPAIPAPAPGWPGADAFAATALVGTGDLDGARRLLDSPAPGVAPTLFAGAATRMARGIADSVSGCATETLSTLLGAAAMLEPALGGTLLPDSPAALAALAAVHTGELALAESVLTRALDGGIGGDLLAVRHRLLLGWVAMTAGDLAKAAEHRDAVAGQSLEARDELFFATLELGLARRASDLVGLQRSWNRAYQASMRQQTDLFTLLPLGELAIAAARTGAFAKISGQLERAHSLLGRLGEPPLWTVSLVWHELHAAITLEDAEAAKAHLATLTSHAHCGRHPAALATAAQCWLSVLSGTFAPDAIATAAAEMHDLGLCWDAARLAGQAAIRTSDRKAMVQLLEAARQFQGTAARREPGTTEPAAAGTGLAALSERELEVARLVVEGLTYKQAGSKLFISGKTVEHHMARIRGKLGAADRRELLATLRELLSRPDAS; translated from the coding sequence TTGAACACTCTGCTCACGCAGGTCCCCCCGCTTCGCACCGTCCACCCCGCGGCCCGGCAGCTGCTCGACCAGGTCGCGGCCGAGCCGGCCGAGCCGCTGCGGCTCGCCGTCGTCGCCCCCGGCGGGTACGGCAAGAGCGTGCTGCTCGCCGCGCTCGACCGCTGCTACCGCGCGGCCGGCGTCGACGCCCTGCTCGTCGACGACGCCGATCGGCTGGCTCCCGACCAGCTCGAGGAGCTGCTCACCGGCGCCGACGGGCCGATCGTCGTCGCGCACCGGCCGGCCGCGGTCGCGTCGGGCTGGACACTGCTGCAGCTCGGCCCGCTCGGCGTCGAGGACGTCGCGCGGCTGATCTCGGCCGTGACGGGCTCACCCGCCGACCCGGCGGCCGCGGCCGAGCTGCACGCCCGCAGCGGCGGGGTGCCCCGGCTGGCCGAGCGCGAGCTGCTCGGACGGCTGGAGGACTTCCGGCCGGAGCTGGACGAGCTCGACGACGACGTCCTGCGCTACCTGATCGCGGCCGAAGCCGGGGCGGGGCGCAACCTCGACCTGCTGTGCGCGCTGCTGGACCGCGGCCCCGACCAGCTGCCCGCGATCGTCGACGCCGCCCGCACGACCGGGCTGCTCGGCCCGGACGACGCGCTGCTGCCGCTGGCCGCGGCCGCCGTCCGCGACTTCGGGCCGCCCGCGCGCCGGCTGACGACGGTGCAGCGGCTCGTCGAACTGCAGCTGGCGAACGGCCTTCCGGTACTCGACCTGGCGCGCTCGCTGCTCGGCACGGGCAGCGCCGGCACGTCCGCCGCGGCCGCGTTCGCCGCCGCGGCCGCCGAAGCCCTGCCGTCCGACGCGCGGCTGGCGACCCGGCTGTTCGAAGCCGCCGCCGAGGCCGGCGACCGTTCGTCCGCCGTCACGGCCGGCTGGGCGCGCGCGGCCGCGTTGTCCGGCGACCTCGACACGGCGCTGCGCCTCGGCGACGGGATGCTCGGCGCGGCCGACCCCGAAACCGGCGCGGCCGGCGCGGCGATCGCGGCCACCGTGCTGGCGCACCGCGGCGAGCTGGCCCGCAGCGCGGAGCTGTACCACTGGGCCGCCCGCACGGCCGACCCGGCGATTCCCGCGCCGGCCCCCGGCTGGCCCGGCGCCGACGCGTTCGCGGCGACGGCGCTGGTCGGCACGGGCGACCTCGACGGCGCCCGGCGGCTCCTCGACTCTCCCGCTCCCGGCGTCGCGCCGACGTTGTTCGCCGGCGCGGCCACCCGGATGGCCCGCGGCATCGCCGATTCGGTGTCCGGCTGCGCGACGGAGACGTTGTCGACGCTGCTCGGCGCGGCGGCGATGCTGGAGCCGGCACTGGGCGGCACGCTGCTGCCGGACAGCCCGGCGGCGCTGGCCGCGCTCGCCGCGGTGCACACCGGCGAGCTGGCGCTGGCGGAGTCGGTGCTGACCCGCGCCCTCGACGGCGGGATCGGCGGCGACCTGCTGGCGGTGCGGCACCGCCTGCTGCTGGGCTGGGTCGCGATGACGGCGGGCGACCTCGCGAAGGCGGCCGAGCACCGCGACGCCGTGGCCGGCCAGTCGTTGGAAGCACGCGACGAGTTGTTCTTCGCGACGCTGGAACTCGGGCTGGCCCGCCGCGCCAGCGACCTGGTCGGCTTGCAGCGGTCGTGGAACCGCGCGTACCAGGCGTCGATGCGGCAGCAGACGGACCTGTTCACGCTGCTGCCGCTGGGCGAGCTGGCGATCGCGGCGGCCCGCACCGGCGCGTTCGCGAAGATCTCGGGCCAGCTGGAACGCGCCCACAGCCTGCTGGGCCGCCTCGGCGAGCCTCCACTGTGGACGGTCTCCCTGGTCTGGCACGAGCTGCACGCGGCGATCACGCTGGAGGACGCGGAAGCGGCGAAGGCGCACCTGGCGACGTTGACGAGCCACGCCCACTGCGGCCGCCACCCGGCGGCCCTGGCAACGGCGGCCCAGTGCTGGCTCTCGGTCCTGAGCGGCACATTCGCCCCGGACGCGATAGCCACGGCGGCGGCCGAGATGCACGACCTGGGCCTCTGCTGGGACGCGGCCCGCCTGGCCGGCCAGGCGGCGATCCGCACATCCGACCGCAAGGCGATGGTCCAACTCCTGGAGGCGGCCCGCCAGTTCCAGGGCACGGCGGCCCGCCGAGAGCCGGGAACAACCGAACCCGCGGCGGCGGGCACCGGCCTGGCGGCGCTGAGCGAGCGCGAGCTGGAGGTGGCCCGGCTCGTCGTCGAGGGACTGACGTACAAGCAGGCGGGGTCCAAGCTGTTCATCTCCGGGAAGACGGTGGAGCACCACATGGCCCGGATCAGGGGAAAGCTCGGGGCGGCGGACCGGCGGGAGCTGCTCGCGACGCTGCGCGAGCTGCTCTCCCGCCCGGACGCCTCCTGA
- a CDS encoding fibronectin type III domain-containing protein, with protein MLTKWGSKRRRTVATVLLGVGALLATTGPAAAADPDSGSRDVYVSPAGSDRAPGTAHQPVRTLDKARDLVRQRAPHLTRDLTVHLAPGVFRLDQPLRLDARDSGGNGHRVIWQGSGDTELNGGVRVTGWRPVPGRAGLFAAPAPAGLDNSRQLYVDGVREQRARGPLPVTVKATATGYTASADTLAHWRNPKDIEFVYTAGEALWNIQRDGLGQWTEPRCPLAAAEGTTITMAQPCWDNSTKRVLFPDIPGRSVNMVGPADLTNGRHPTYAENAFELLDTPGEWYLDRSAHLVYYLPKPGQDLRRADVEVPVLEKLVDARGTADAPIHDVAFRGVRYSYATWLTPSSPEGFSEIQAGYTITGANGWAVEGLCQFVPGGTCPYASWTREPANVSVSHGQRVEFSDSVFAHLGGAGLDLVDGTKESQVRGDVFTDISGNGVQVGGVDKPTTDTDADVVRDVTVTDNHLYGLPREFHGGVPIVDGYTVRNTVSHNQIDHVGYSAISLGWGGWPDKIKQPATPNLSHDNTVSDNLIFDYMLMLDDGGGVYTQGITGSSLDDGEKVTGNVIHDQWGLGKGVYTDNGNTYETIRGNVLYRMAYANVGTVHVDYRDNLGNNDPTLTEDNYWEQGDRDKVDKGAILRGNKLLGNPADAPAAIVAGAGLEPAYRGLLTRRVGGPAPAEAPSRVGTFAVSGKLYATWNPTFAFNNAPVTDYVVTATGGGQTKSATVSAADFAKRAYAEMPGLTDGTAYTVTVAARNAYGTSEPSLAAAPVTPDPKPGVLPGVPTSARALPSATAASIRWNPPAAAGDTPVLGYVITVSDGRTIPVEGRDALVTQPTIKGMTRVVDNLKPATAYTFTVAAVTATGTGPAATFTATTAAA; from the coding sequence ATGCTGACCAAGTGGGGCTCGAAGCGGCGCCGCACCGTGGCGACCGTTCTCCTGGGGGTGGGCGCGCTGCTCGCCACGACCGGCCCGGCGGCCGCGGCCGATCCGGATTCCGGGAGCCGGGACGTCTACGTCTCGCCCGCCGGCTCCGACCGTGCTCCGGGGACCGCGCACCAGCCCGTGCGAACCCTGGACAAGGCGCGTGACCTCGTGCGGCAACGGGCGCCGCACCTCACCCGCGATCTCACCGTGCACCTCGCGCCCGGGGTGTTCCGCCTCGACCAGCCGCTGCGCCTCGACGCGCGCGACTCCGGCGGCAACGGCCACCGCGTCATCTGGCAGGGCAGCGGCGACACCGAGCTGAACGGCGGTGTGCGCGTCACCGGCTGGCGGCCGGTCCCGGGCCGTGCCGGGTTGTTCGCCGCGCCCGCGCCCGCGGGGCTGGACAACTCGCGGCAGCTCTACGTCGACGGCGTGCGCGAACAACGTGCCCGCGGCCCGCTGCCAGTGACGGTCAAGGCCACCGCCACCGGGTACACCGCGAGCGCGGACACCTTGGCGCACTGGAGAAATCCGAAGGACATCGAGTTCGTCTACACCGCGGGCGAAGCGCTGTGGAACATCCAGCGCGACGGCCTCGGCCAGTGGACCGAGCCGCGGTGCCCGCTCGCCGCGGCCGAGGGAACGACGATCACGATGGCCCAGCCGTGCTGGGACAACTCGACCAAACGCGTGCTGTTCCCGGACATCCCCGGCCGCAGCGTGAACATGGTCGGCCCGGCCGACCTCACCAACGGGCGGCACCCGACCTACGCGGAAAACGCTTTCGAGCTGCTCGACACGCCCGGCGAGTGGTACCTCGACCGGTCCGCCCACCTCGTCTACTACCTGCCGAAGCCGGGCCAGGATCTGCGCCGCGCCGACGTCGAGGTGCCGGTGCTGGAAAAGCTCGTCGACGCGCGGGGCACGGCCGACGCGCCGATCCACGACGTCGCCTTCCGCGGGGTGCGCTACTCGTACGCGACGTGGTTGACGCCGTCGTCGCCGGAGGGCTTCTCCGAAATCCAGGCGGGCTACACGATCACCGGCGCGAACGGCTGGGCCGTGGAAGGCCTGTGCCAGTTCGTGCCCGGCGGCACCTGCCCGTACGCCTCGTGGACGCGGGAACCCGCGAACGTCTCCGTTTCCCACGGCCAACGCGTCGAGTTCAGCGACAGCGTGTTCGCGCACCTCGGCGGCGCCGGGCTCGATCTCGTCGACGGCACCAAGGAATCCCAGGTGCGCGGCGACGTCTTCACCGACATCTCCGGCAACGGCGTGCAGGTCGGCGGAGTCGACAAGCCGACCACGGACACCGACGCCGACGTCGTGCGCGACGTCACGGTGACCGACAACCACCTCTACGGCCTGCCGCGCGAGTTCCACGGTGGCGTCCCGATCGTCGACGGCTACACCGTGCGGAACACCGTCTCCCACAACCAGATCGACCACGTCGGCTACTCGGCGATCTCCCTCGGCTGGGGCGGCTGGCCCGACAAGATCAAGCAGCCGGCGACGCCGAACCTGTCGCACGACAACACCGTCTCGGACAACCTGATCTTCGACTACATGCTGATGCTCGACGACGGTGGCGGCGTCTACACGCAGGGCATCACCGGCAGCTCCCTCGACGACGGCGAGAAGGTCACCGGCAACGTGATCCACGACCAGTGGGGGCTGGGCAAGGGCGTCTACACCGACAACGGCAACACGTACGAGACGATCCGCGGCAACGTCCTGTACCGCATGGCGTACGCCAACGTCGGCACGGTCCACGTCGACTACCGCGACAACCTCGGCAACAACGACCCGACGCTGACCGAGGACAACTACTGGGAGCAGGGCGACCGCGACAAGGTCGACAAGGGCGCGATCCTGCGCGGCAACAAGCTGCTGGGAAACCCGGCCGACGCCCCGGCGGCGATCGTCGCGGGCGCGGGCCTCGAGCCGGCCTACCGCGGCCTCCTCACGCGCCGGGTCGGCGGCCCGGCGCCGGCCGAAGCGCCGTCGCGGGTCGGCACGTTCGCGGTTTCGGGAAAGCTGTACGCGACGTGGAACCCGACGTTCGCGTTCAACAACGCCCCGGTGACGGACTACGTGGTGACGGCAACGGGCGGCGGTCAAACGAAGTCCGCGACGGTGTCCGCGGCCGACTTCGCGAAGCGCGCGTACGCGGAGATGCCGGGCCTGACGGACGGGACGGCGTACACGGTGACGGTCGCGGCGCGCAACGCGTACGGCACGAGTGAGCCGTCCCTGGCGGCGGCCCCGGTGACCCCGGACCCGAAGCCGGGCGTGCTGCCTGGCGTCCCGACGAGCGCGAGGGCGCTGCCGAGCGCGACGGCGGCTTCGATCCGCTGGAACCCACCGGCGGCCGCGGGCGACACCCCGGTGCTGGGCTACGTGATCACGGTGTCCGACGGCCGCACGATCCCGGTTGAGGGCCGCGACGCCCTGGTCACCCAGCCGACGATCAAGGGCATGACGAGGGTGGTGGACAACCTGAAACCAGCGACGGCGTACACGTTCACGGTGGCAGCGGTGACGGCGACAGGAACAGGCCCGGCGGCGACGTTCACCGCGACGACAGCGGCGGCCTGA
- a CDS encoding ferredoxin reductase, with the protein MAGTAVSGRLAWRVARLAEFRDETPTARTLVFDLPGWPGHLAGQHVDVRLTAADGYRAQRSYSLAAPANGDRVELTVQRVADGEVSEHLTGPYAIGDPVEIRGPVGGWFVWRPEAPEPVLLIAGGSGIVPLMAMIRARRAAGVRTPFKLIYSLRTPAELYYADELRTPVAGLDVTYVYTRELPEGRPGIPRRIDVATLNTAGWPAEFGAASFICGPTGFVETAADILVALGHDPHRIRTERFGPSRD; encoded by the coding sequence ATGGCGGGAACAGCGGTATCAGGGCGACTAGCCTGGCGGGTCGCCCGCCTGGCCGAATTCCGCGACGAGACGCCGACCGCCCGCACGCTCGTCTTCGATCTGCCCGGCTGGCCGGGTCACCTGGCGGGGCAGCACGTCGATGTCCGGCTCACCGCGGCCGACGGCTACCGCGCGCAGCGCAGCTACTCGCTCGCCGCGCCCGCCAACGGCGATCGCGTGGAGCTGACCGTCCAGCGCGTCGCCGACGGCGAGGTGTCCGAGCACCTCACCGGGCCGTACGCGATCGGCGACCCGGTGGAGATCCGCGGCCCGGTGGGCGGCTGGTTCGTCTGGCGCCCGGAGGCCCCGGAACCGGTCCTGCTGATCGCGGGCGGCTCGGGCATCGTGCCGCTGATGGCGATGATCCGCGCCCGCCGCGCGGCGGGCGTCCGCACGCCGTTCAAGCTGATCTACTCGCTGCGCACCCCGGCCGAGCTGTACTACGCGGACGAGCTGCGCACGCCGGTGGCGGGCCTGGACGTCACGTACGTGTACACGCGCGAGCTGCCCGAAGGCCGTCCGGGCATCCCGCGCCGCATCGACGTGGCCACGCTCAACACGGCGGGCTGGCCGGCGGAGTTCGGCGCAGCGTCGTTCATCTGCGGCCCGACCGGCTTCGTCGAAACGGCGGCGGACATCCTGGTCGCCCTCGGCCACGACCCGCACCGCATTCGCACGGAGCGGTTCGGTCCCAGCCGCGACTGA
- a CDS encoding sulfite oxidase-like oxidoreductase: MGVVTPGFRGRARSGNPRLPPGQYLAEDFPVLSAGPTPRVRTETWEFTVTTETGEKHAWSWAELMALPSEKFTVDIHCVTQWSKLDTRWRGVAVDTLVGGLDTAADYVMVHSYGGYTTNLPLADLLDGQAWIAYEYGGKPLTPEHGGPARLLVPHLYFWKSAKWVRGLELKTRDEPGFWENVGYHDYGDPWREQRYQGD, translated from the coding sequence ATGGGCGTCGTGACACCGGGTTTCCGAGGCCGGGCCCGCAGCGGCAACCCGCGCCTGCCACCCGGGCAGTACCTGGCCGAGGACTTCCCCGTGCTGTCGGCCGGCCCGACTCCGCGCGTGCGCACCGAAACGTGGGAGTTCACGGTCACCACCGAGACCGGCGAGAAGCACGCCTGGAGCTGGGCCGAGCTGATGGCCCTGCCCAGCGAGAAGTTCACTGTGGACATCCACTGCGTCACCCAGTGGTCCAAATTGGACACTCGCTGGCGCGGCGTCGCGGTGGACACGCTGGTCGGCGGGCTCGACACGGCCGCCGACTACGTCATGGTCCACTCCTACGGCGGCTACACCACGAACCTGCCGCTCGCCGACCTCCTCGACGGCCAGGCCTGGATCGCCTACGAGTACGGCGGCAAACCGCTCACCCCCGAGCACGGCGGCCCGGCGCGGCTGCTGGTGCCGCACCTGTACTTCTGGAAGTCCGCGAAGTGGGTGCGCGGGCTCGAGCTGAAGACCCGGGACGAGCCCGGCTTCTGGGAGAACGTCGGCTACCACGACTACGGGGATCCATGGCGGGAACAGCGGTATCAGGGCGACTAG
- a CDS encoding pentapeptide repeat-containing protein — MSDATQDHPVEEQRFIRDDWYGEEITGRHYVRCEFREVDFSEAETRNSVFTDCVFGNVRFNASRHTDSAFTGCSFKRCNFFDAEFTGCKLVGATFSECELRPLRVTGGDWSFAGLAGADLRSVAFHGVRMREADLTGANCADAVFADVDLSAASLHAVKLSRAELRGSDLSALDPVNAELAGAIVSPEQAAVLVTSLGLRVRA, encoded by the coding sequence GTGTCCGATGCCACCCAAGATCACCCCGTCGAAGAACAGCGGTTCATCCGCGACGACTGGTACGGAGAGGAGATCACCGGACGGCACTACGTGCGGTGCGAGTTCCGCGAGGTGGACTTCTCGGAGGCGGAGACGCGCAACTCGGTCTTCACCGACTGCGTGTTCGGCAACGTGCGCTTCAACGCGTCGCGGCACACGGACTCGGCGTTCACCGGCTGCTCCTTCAAACGCTGCAACTTCTTCGACGCCGAGTTCACCGGGTGCAAGCTCGTCGGTGCCACGTTCAGTGAGTGCGAGCTGCGGCCGCTGCGGGTCACCGGCGGCGACTGGTCGTTCGCCGGGCTCGCGGGTGCCGACCTGCGGTCGGTCGCCTTCCACGGGGTGCGGATGCGGGAGGCCGACCTCACCGGGGCGAACTGCGCCGACGCCGTGTTCGCCGACGTCGACCTGTCGGCGGCGTCGCTGCACGCCGTCAAGCTCTCCCGCGCCGAGCTGCGCGGCAGCGACCTCTCGGCGCTCGACCCGGTGAACGCCGAGCTGGCCGGGGCGATCGTGTCACCCGAACAGGCTGCGGTGCTCGTCACGTCGCTCGGGCTGCGCGTCCGGGCGTAG
- a CDS encoding LmeA family phospholipid-binding protein: MSDGRWFDGWSPWPELAGLAAAGRSLLPNVPVTPAALVRTVTEQLVGRRLTAKVDGRDVGLTLTELDYPADSLRLATGRVGDVRIVAEDVDWPEPEGGSIPLRRVTVLAEDVRLRSLPTPAAKPARVELRIAVSADVLRERVAKVRPGIVAAPADSGLLQIHWAKKPQWGHLTLEARVEDDAVVLEPRNLHIGQRKLRPPKRFRPIVLPLPELPPGIKLTKVEPRQDELVLHTVAEEWPERLSRIPLADLLSWLTTAAMTLTLPNLGTRS, from the coding sequence ATGAGCGACGGCAGGTGGTTCGACGGCTGGTCGCCTTGGCCGGAGCTGGCCGGGCTGGCCGCGGCCGGACGTTCCCTGCTCCCGAACGTCCCGGTCACGCCGGCCGCCCTCGTGCGCACCGTCACCGAACAGCTCGTCGGGCGCAGGCTGACTGCCAAGGTCGACGGCCGTGACGTCGGCCTGACCCTCACCGAGCTCGACTACCCGGCCGACAGCCTCCGGCTGGCCACCGGCCGCGTCGGCGACGTCCGGATCGTCGCCGAGGACGTCGACTGGCCCGAGCCCGAAGGCGGCAGCATTCCGCTGCGCCGCGTCACCGTGCTCGCCGAGGACGTCCGCCTCCGCTCGCTGCCCACCCCGGCCGCCAAGCCCGCCCGCGTCGAACTGCGGATTGCCGTGTCCGCGGACGTGCTGCGGGAACGGGTGGCGAAAGTCCGCCCCGGGATCGTCGCGGCCCCGGCCGACAGCGGGCTGCTCCAGATCCACTGGGCCAAGAAGCCGCAGTGGGGCCACCTGACTCTGGAAGCCCGAGTCGAGGACGACGCCGTGGTGCTCGAACCGCGGAACCTCCACATCGGACAGCGGAAACTCCGGCCACCGAAGCGCTTCCGGCCCATCGTGCTGCCCCTGCCGGAGCTGCCGCCGGGGATAAAGCTGACGAAAGTCGAGCCACGGCAGGACGAACTCGTGCTGCACACAGTGGCGGAGGAATGGCCGGAACGGCTTTCCCGCATTCCGCTCGCCGACCTGCTGAGCTGGCTGACGACCGCCGCGATGACACTGACCCTGCCGAACCTCGGTACCCGTTCATGA
- a CDS encoding carboxylesterase/lipase family protein, whose translation MASVPTVTTELGALVGLAGDGVRVWRGIPYARPPVGELRWKAPRPPALSGGVHVATEYGPHAMQPPDPMNPAAVCDEDCLYLNVCAPEGPVPEGGWPVLFWLHGGGYRVGHGEQLGDGDEFARAGIVVVTINYRLGSLGFLHLAGIFGESEVDAGVCGFLDQVEALKWVRRNVSAFGGDPTRITVYGVSAGAKSVGNLMGSPLGKGLFAQAISSSGGADHVATPEAGTALARRLLDEVGCDDVDALRALPAKEFVEAQERILTGFQALWLWRPTLHPCVLPEVPIEPIRRGSAAGIPLLVGCNSNEGSTYALMLGDDVATAPAQGVLSEILGAEGASHLLETYLRRVPDLKSAKIAAMGDERYGIPTQRLADAQSAHAPVYRYRIDIAAPGVPEQLDGGHGTETTMAWKTPLPLFAEATQVNPKRERAALLIHRAWVRFVRDGVADADGPEWPPYGPELRPVLVFREDTDLALDPRSDERKAWGDTEWASGAWFPAT comes from the coding sequence ATGGCTTCCGTCCCGACGGTCACGACCGAGCTCGGGGCGCTGGTGGGGCTGGCGGGCGACGGCGTCCGCGTCTGGCGCGGGATTCCGTACGCCCGGCCGCCGGTCGGCGAGCTGCGGTGGAAGGCGCCGCGGCCGCCTGCCCTGTCCGGTGGCGTGCACGTCGCGACCGAGTACGGGCCGCACGCGATGCAGCCGCCGGACCCGATGAACCCGGCCGCCGTCTGCGACGAGGACTGCCTGTACCTCAACGTCTGCGCGCCCGAGGGACCCGTGCCCGAGGGCGGCTGGCCGGTCCTGTTCTGGCTGCACGGCGGCGGGTACCGCGTCGGCCACGGCGAGCAGCTCGGCGACGGCGACGAGTTCGCGCGCGCCGGGATCGTCGTCGTCACGATCAACTACCGCCTCGGCTCGCTCGGCTTCCTGCACCTCGCCGGGATCTTCGGCGAGTCCGAAGTGGACGCCGGGGTGTGCGGGTTCCTCGACCAGGTCGAGGCGTTGAAGTGGGTGCGCCGCAACGTCTCCGCGTTCGGTGGCGATCCCACGCGGATCACCGTCTACGGCGTCTCGGCGGGCGCGAAGAGCGTCGGGAACCTGATGGGCAGCCCGCTCGGCAAGGGCCTGTTCGCGCAGGCGATCAGCAGCAGCGGCGGCGCTGACCACGTCGCGACGCCGGAGGCCGGCACGGCGCTGGCGCGGCGGCTCCTCGACGAGGTCGGCTGCGACGACGTCGACGCGTTGCGGGCGTTGCCGGCCAAGGAGTTCGTCGAGGCGCAGGAACGGATCCTCACCGGCTTCCAGGCACTGTGGCTGTGGCGTCCGACGCTGCATCCCTGCGTGCTGCCCGAGGTCCCGATCGAGCCGATCCGCCGGGGGAGCGCGGCCGGGATCCCGCTGCTGGTCGGCTGCAACAGCAACGAGGGCAGCACGTACGCGCTGATGCTCGGCGACGACGTCGCGACCGCGCCCGCTCAGGGTGTCCTCTCGGAAATCCTTGGCGCGGAAGGCGCTTCGCACCTTCTCGAGACGTACCTTCGCCGCGTCCCCGACCTGAAGTCCGCGAAGATCGCCGCGATGGGCGACGAACGCTACGGCATCCCGACACAGCGGCTGGCCGACGCGCAGTCCGCGCACGCGCCCGTGTACCGCTACCGCATCGACATCGCCGCGCCCGGCGTTCCCGAGCAACTCGACGGCGGCCACGGCACCGAGACGACCATGGCGTGGAAGACCCCGCTGCCGTTGTTCGCGGAGGCGACCCAGGTGAACCCGAAGCGCGAGCGCGCGGCGCTGCTGATCCACCGCGCCTGGGTGCGCTTCGTCCGGGACGGCGTCGCAGACGCCGACGGTCCCGAATGGCCGCCGTACGGCCCGGAACTGCGGCCAGTGCTGGTCTTCCGGGAAGACACGGATCTGGCGCTCGATCCCCGCTCCGACGAGCGGAAAGCCTGGGGCGACACGGAATGGGCGTCCGGGGCCTGGTTCCCGGCGACCTGA
- a CDS encoding ATP-binding protein produces the protein MSALPREELRGLFLFEHLSEDQLDWVAANAVLQEYEGDSTVISEGGEATCFYVLLAGAIRMTRLVSGTEVETNRSDQRGAYFGATQFFVHQDDDHRYGATVRALSDVTLLALPSKEFSVEFRKWFPMATHLLEGMYLGWRNTDTVIGSRRRLLALGELSAGLTHELNNPAAAAVRATSALRERVAGMRHKLAFLAKKDIEPELLYQLIDVQERLVKQVAQAEKLTAMQQADREDEITDWFDDHDIDGGWDLADIYVRAGLTTVDLDNVLEQVGDTFMDGAVRWLAYALETEMLMGEIEDSTTRISALVGKAKQYSQMDRAPHQWVDVHDGLDSTLVMLSGKVGSGIRVVKEYDRSLPKIPAYPAELNQVWTNIIDNALGAMAGDGTLTLRTWRVDDQIRVEIGDTGPGIPADIKPRIFEPFFTTKPVGEGTGLGLDISWKIVVERHQGDLRVESEPGNTRFEVCLPTVEQASL, from the coding sequence ATGAGCGCACTGCCGCGGGAAGAGCTTCGCGGGCTCTTCCTTTTCGAACACCTTTCCGAAGACCAGCTCGACTGGGTGGCCGCCAACGCCGTGCTCCAGGAGTACGAGGGCGACTCCACCGTCATCAGCGAGGGCGGCGAGGCGACCTGCTTCTACGTCCTGCTCGCCGGCGCGATCCGGATGACGCGCCTGGTCAGCGGCACCGAGGTGGAGACCAACCGGTCCGACCAGCGCGGCGCCTACTTCGGCGCGACGCAGTTCTTCGTGCACCAGGACGACGACCACCGCTACGGCGCGACAGTGCGGGCGCTGTCGGACGTCACGCTGCTCGCGTTGCCGTCGAAGGAGTTTTCCGTCGAGTTCCGCAAGTGGTTCCCGATGGCGACGCACCTGCTCGAGGGCATGTACCTCGGCTGGCGCAACACCGACACGGTGATCGGCTCGCGCCGCCGGCTGCTGGCGCTGGGCGAGCTGTCGGCCGGCCTGACGCACGAGCTGAACAACCCGGCCGCGGCCGCCGTCCGGGCGACGTCCGCCCTGCGCGAACGCGTCGCCGGGATGCGGCACAAGCTCGCCTTCCTGGCCAAGAAGGACATCGAACCGGAGCTGCTCTACCAGCTCATCGACGTCCAGGAACGCCTGGTCAAGCAGGTCGCGCAGGCGGAGAAGCTGACCGCGATGCAGCAGGCCGACCGCGAGGACGAGATCACCGACTGGTTCGACGACCACGACATCGACGGCGGCTGGGACCTCGCCGACATCTACGTCCGCGCGGGGCTGACCACGGTGGACCTGGACAACGTGCTCGAGCAGGTCGGCGACACCTTCATGGACGGCGCCGTCCGCTGGCTCGCCTACGCGCTCGAAACCGAGATGCTGATGGGCGAGATCGAGGACTCCACCACGCGCATCTCCGCGCTGGTCGGCAAGGCCAAGCAGTACTCGCAGATGGACCGGGCGCCGCACCAGTGGGTCGACGTCCACGACGGCCTCGACTCCACGCTCGTGATGCTGTCCGGCAAGGTCGGCAGCGGGATCCGCGTCGTCAAGGAGTACGACCGGAGCCTGCCGAAGATCCCGGCGTACCCGGCGGAGCTGAACCAGGTCTGGACGAACATCATCGACAACGCCCTCGGCGCGATGGCCGGCGATGGCACGCTGACGCTGCGCACCTGGCGCGTCGACGACCAGATCCGCGTCGAAATCGGCGACACCGGTCCCGGCATCCCCGCGGACATCAAGCCGCGGATCTTCGAGCCGTTCTTCACGACGAAGCCGGTCGGCGAGGGCACCGGGCTGGGCCTGGACATCTCGTGGAAGATCGTCGTCGAACGCCACCAGGGCGACCTGCGCGTCGAGTCGGAGCCCGGGAACACCCGGTTCGAGGTCTGCCTGCCGACGGTCGAGCAGGCCTCGCTCTGA